A part of Primulina eburnea isolate SZY01 chromosome 10, ASM2296580v1, whole genome shotgun sequence genomic DNA contains:
- the LOC140803194 gene encoding uncharacterized protein produces MFALTKLVKLESLNVNCCNCITDSDMKALSGHTNLKSLQIASSKVTDNGISFLRALKKLALLNMEGCPVTARCLESLTALGALLFLNLSRCNLIDDGCDKFSELRSLKVLNLGFNYISGAILVHLKGLKNLESLNLDSCRIKDEGMVHLAG; encoded by the exons ATGTTCGCATTGACAAAACTAGTGAAGCTTGAATCTCTGAATGTCAATTGTTGCAATTGCATCACTGACTCAGATATGAAGGCTCTCTCAG GGCATACAAACTTGAAGTCATTGCAAATTGCATCGAGTAAGGTTACAGATAACGGTATCTCATTTCTAAGAG CATTGAAGAAGCTTGCTCTTTTAAATATGGAGGGTTGTCCTGTCACGGCTCGGTGTCTGGAGTCACTTACAG CTCTCGGTGCCTTATTGTTTTTGAATCTCAGCAGATGTAATTTGATTGACGACGGTTGTGATAAATTTTCAG AGCTGAGATCTTTGAAAGTTTTGAATTTGGGATTCAATTATATTTCTGGTGCTATTTTGGTACACCTAAAAG GTTTAAAAAATTTGGAAAGCCTAAACCTGGATTCTTGCAGGATCAAGGATGAAGGGATGGTTCATCTTGCAGGTTAG